The proteins below come from a single Caulobacter segnis ATCC 21756 genomic window:
- a CDS encoding NADPH:quinone oxidoreductase family protein, which produces MRALVVEGLAPDFGGCAVREVPTPEPGPGEALVRVRAASVNFPDLLTTRGEYQFKPPLPFTPGLDLAGEVAALGEGVTSLAVGDAVVGGARLGGFAEYAVLPAEALKPKPARLSFAEGAAYGAAYLTAYVALVRRARLEPGEWVLIHGAAGGVGLAAVDMAKALGARVIATSASDDKLARVQALYAPDAVVNVTGGFRDRVKEITGGHGADVIYDPVGGDVFDESVRCVAFDGRLLVIGFTSGRIPTISANMPLIKGFSVVGVRAGEYGRQFPDKGRENSEAVWRMADEGLIRPHVHAEVPLDRWREAFDLLAERKVVGKAVIVP; this is translated from the coding sequence CCGAGCCAGGTCCCGGCGAGGCGCTGGTGCGGGTCCGCGCGGCCAGCGTGAACTTCCCCGACCTGCTGACGACGCGGGGCGAGTACCAGTTCAAGCCGCCCCTCCCCTTCACGCCCGGCCTGGACCTGGCCGGTGAGGTCGCGGCGCTGGGCGAGGGCGTCACGTCCCTGGCCGTCGGCGACGCCGTGGTCGGCGGGGCGCGGCTGGGCGGCTTCGCGGAGTACGCGGTGCTGCCCGCCGAGGCCCTGAAGCCCAAGCCCGCGCGGCTGTCCTTCGCCGAGGGCGCGGCCTATGGCGCGGCCTATCTCACCGCCTATGTCGCCCTGGTTCGCCGCGCACGGCTGGAGCCTGGCGAATGGGTGCTGATCCACGGCGCGGCCGGCGGGGTGGGTCTGGCGGCCGTCGACATGGCCAAGGCCCTGGGCGCGCGGGTGATCGCCACCTCCGCCTCGGACGACAAGCTGGCCCGGGTCCAGGCCCTCTACGCGCCCGACGCCGTGGTCAACGTGACCGGCGGCTTCCGCGACCGGGTTAAAGAGATCACCGGCGGCCACGGAGCCGACGTGATCTACGATCCCGTCGGCGGCGACGTCTTCGACGAGAGCGTCCGCTGCGTCGCGTTCGACGGTCGTCTGCTGGTGATCGGCTTCACCTCCGGGCGGATCCCGACGATCTCGGCCAACATGCCGCTGATTAAGGGCTTCTCGGTCGTGGGCGTGCGGGCCGGCGAGTACGGGCGGCAGTTTCCCGACAAGGGCCGCGAGAACAGCGAGGCGGTCTGGCGGATGGCGGACGAGGGCCTGATCCGGCCGCACGTGCACGCCGAGGTCCCGCTGGACCGCTGGCGCGAGGCCTTCGACCTGCTGGCCGAGCGCAAGGTGGTGGGCAAGGCGGTGATTGTTCCATGA